AGTTTGTGCCGCCACAGGAGCTGTAGTCAACTAGAAATGACACAAAAGCCCAGCGCTGGCCTCCGCCGGGCGCAGGCCGcctcccgccccgtcccgccccgtcccgccgaGCGCCTCAGCCCGGGCGGCGGTTGCCAGGGCGAcggccgcgccccgccgcgctcTCGCGATAGCAGGGCCGCGGGCGGCGGCTCGCGCGCGGCCGTAACGGCGGTACCGGCGGTAACGGCTGTAACGGCCGTGGCGGCGGTGGTGAGTGGCggccgccgggccgggctctGAGGGGGGCGCGCAGGGGGCGCGGCGAGGCCGGAGGGGCGGCGCTGTGCCCGGCGGTCCCTCGGTGGGGTCCCGGGGTGGGGCTTGGCCGCGCCTCCCTGCGCCGCCGCACGTCCGCGGAGCCGAGCCGgagccgcgccgccgccgctccgtGCCCGCGGCCTGCGCCGGCCCgcggggaggaggcagctgagggGGGCTGCCGGGCTCCCGGCACCGTCCAAGGTCTCCTGAGATCTCTCGGGCGCCGGACAGGAGCTCAGGTGGGATTGGCCGTCGCTTGCGCTTAGCCAGGTCTTTTCTGCTCCGTCTGTTCCACCCCTCGGGTGTTGCTTCATCGCCGCCTCGGCTCGGATTGGCTTGTTCTCTGAtccagaaaacagcttttctgtcaCTGTTCAAAGGGCTTGGTCAGTCTGGCAGGTTCTGTGAGCGCTGCGCTTCCTTGCGCGGTGCTGCCTTCGCAGAACTGTGGCCTTGTGTTCTAGAGGCCCCTGGGACAGAAAACTTGTTACTACAGAAATGCTCGTACGTTTTTGTCCCTAGATCTGGCTAGAAAACCACTAAGCTTCAAGCGACGTCTCGGTGGAAGTAATGCAGTTTGTTTACATGCTAGCAATTTACCAGCAGCTGTCACGTTTAAGATAATTGCTCAGTCCTCATGGAAGGCGTGAGGGAGTGGAAATCTTCATCTGAAACATCAAGGTGCATGTACTTCCAGTTCCCACACTTGACCAAGACCGGCATGTAAAATTCGGTCAGCTGTATCCTTTGAAAGGCTTTGACAAAGTTTAGAGCTTGCTGCTCTGTGCACGTGCTCTTTGTGCAGCTGTTGAAAGGACTGGAGTGCTGCGGGCATGCTCAggctgcctggctgggagcGTGCAACAAGGGGGAAAGGGCACAAGGGCCTTCGTTTTGTAACAGCCCATTCCCTCTGCCCCTGGTCCCAGCAACTTGAGCTGTCTGTTTTGTAGGCAAGTGCTGTAAAGAGCTGAGCATTTGTACAGTAACAAAAACTTTATAAAAGTAAATGCAGTTCTTCAGTGAAGATATGCCAAATTTGGTCATAGAAATAATCCATGCTGCAGAACCATAATTTAGTATATTGTGTTATCTCAGTAGATGATCTGGTTTTAGTTCTAGCTCCCTTCCCACTGCATGTCAGAATGCGTACTGCttcatacatgcacacatatttGCACCTGAACTGTTTTCTGAGGTCATTTAAATCCTACCATACAGAGCTCTGAACTTAGCaacagagtgtttttttttttactgttttaaaaaggaaaaaagttagcGAATGTACATAACTGAAGTTGTTTAACTTTGTGTGAACTAGAGAGGATTTCTAAAAATTACcgaattaaaaacaaaactgattccTTCCAGGAACGGTGTATACTAaatctaaattattttgtatttgcaggGTAGCGCACGTGACAGCAGGAAGAATCAGAGTAAAACTTAATAGTCATGGCAGCACGCTGGAGGAGAGTCCTGATAATATTTGTGGCAGCTCAAGTACTATTTGTGGTAAAGACCTTTGAGGAAGAGGATGTACCTGAAGAATGGCTTCTTCTTCATGTTGTTCAAGGTCAGATTGGAGCGGGAAACTACAGCTACTTGAGACTAAATCACGAGGGAAAGATAGTACTTCAGATGCGGAGTTTAAAAGGTGATGCGGATTTGTATGTATCTGATATAACTCTTCACCCCAGCTTTGATGAGTACGAGTTACAGTCCGTAACTTGTGGCCAAGATGTTGTCCACGTACCAGCACACTTCCGCCGCCCAGTGGGAATAGGGATTTATGGTCACCCCTCTCACCTGGAGAGTGAGTTTGAAATGAAGGTCTACTACGATCGAACAGTTGTACAGTATCCTTTTGGCGAGGCTTCTTACAACCCAGAGGAGATGGAAGCAAACCAGAAATACTCACACACCACAGAAGATGAATCTCAGGATGAAGAATCTGTTTTCTGGACTATACTTATTGGAATCTTGAAATTAATacttgaaattcttttttaaattcatatacACTGGACTAAATCAAATTTCAGCCTGTGAAATTGAACATGAATAActttctgtaatatttaataCTCTTTGTTGTGTTTCCTGAACCAGAAAGAAAGTaggggggtgagggggaaaaagccatatttaattttatattgtaAAATCCTGCCCTACATGTAAAATGAGCAGCAAGCACAGTATTTGCAGCATTCAACTTTAGAGATCAGGGCTTAAAGATGAATGTAGAGTTGGGAATCTCTAAACAggtgcttaggaaaaaaatcagctctaatccttttttttctatcattatTTTACAAAGAGCAAAATACAAACAGCTGCACTTCAGTGCCCCCTCTCAATCtcaatcatattttaaaataaaatctactcTTTCTCTGCCAGGTATCTGCAGTAAAACTAATTCGCAGTGGCTTTGGAGTGCAGTCAAGCTGAGGAGCCTAgggtgaaggaaagaaaaaccaaacaatCACCTAAGGGGACAGATGGTCTGTATTTTGACTGCTTGTGCTCTACATCCCATCAACCATCTGTAAGCAGAGGCCTGTCCGGTCACTCAGCACCTCCGCAAATCCATGACCAGAA
The Cygnus olor isolate bCygOlo1 chromosome 3, bCygOlo1.pri.v2, whole genome shotgun sequence genome window above contains:
- the C3H6orf120 gene encoding UPF0669 protein C6orf120 homolog, encoding MAARWRRVLIIFVAAQVLFVVKTFEEEDVPEEWLLLHVVQGQIGAGNYSYLRLNHEGKIVLQMRSLKGDADLYVSDITLHPSFDEYELQSVTCGQDVVHVPAHFRRPVGIGIYGHPSHLESEFEMKVYYDRTVVQYPFGEASYNPEEMEANQKYSHTTEDESQDEESVFWTILIGILKLILEILF